In Vibrio sp. JC009, a single window of DNA contains:
- a CDS encoding transporter substrate-binding domain-containing protein, with protein sequence MAFKRDIIITAMERTLGAYGPYQYTSIDFRVNASRALHELENGQLLNVFIALTNEEWESKTIPIRIPIRRGILNYRLLLVHKDDLPLYQDITSVEDLKALTVGLRRSWTTWKVLNHLGFNIISSSHYESLFMMLEHRRFHYIPRGINEIYDELEHRKDALPNVMVEPNLALYIPAPTYIFVSPKYPRLAKRLEDGLMLMVKDGTLEKMFNKHYGRYIQQTGMKNRRVIEVGNPLLPDTVPLSRSELWWSP encoded by the coding sequence ATGGCTTTTAAGCGAGATATTATCATAACTGCCATGGAGCGCACACTTGGTGCTTATGGGCCCTATCAATACACTTCTATCGACTTCAGGGTAAATGCATCAAGGGCTCTGCATGAGCTTGAAAATGGTCAGTTACTCAATGTGTTTATCGCCCTCACAAATGAAGAGTGGGAGAGCAAAACAATCCCTATTCGGATCCCTATCCGCCGGGGTATTCTCAATTACCGTCTGTTGCTGGTACATAAAGATGATTTACCTTTGTATCAGGATATAACATCCGTTGAAGACTTAAAGGCTTTGACTGTGGGATTAAGGCGCAGTTGGACAACCTGGAAAGTACTTAACCATCTTGGTTTTAACATCATATCCAGCTCCCATTATGAAAGCTTGTTTATGATGTTGGAGCATCGACGTTTTCACTACATTCCCCGTGGAATTAATGAGATTTATGATGAATTAGAGCACCGAAAAGATGCCTTACCGAATGTCATGGTGGAACCAAACTTGGCTTTGTATATCCCGGCGCCGACCTATATATTTGTTTCTCCGAAATATCCACGGCTGGCTAAGCGCCTGGAAGATGGCTTAATGCTGATGGTGAAAGATGGAACATTAGAAAAAATGTTTAATAAGCACTATGGCAGATATATCCAACAGACAGGAATGAAAAACCGGCGGGTAATTGAAGTCGGTAACCCGCTACTACCTGATACTGTACCCTTGAGCCGCTCAGAATTATGGTGGTCACCTTAA
- the tnaA gene encoding tryptophanase, translated as MENFKHLPEPFRIRVIEPVKRTTREYREKAILESGMNPFLLNSDDIFIDLLTDSGTGAITQNMQSAMFRGDEAYAGSRSYHALANACKDIFGYEHTIPTHQGRGAEQLYIPVLIKKREKEKGLDRDKMVALSNYFFDTTQGHTQMNCAVAKNVYTNEAFDTSVNADFKGNFDLEKLEQAIVEAGPANVPYIVSTITCNSAGGQPVSIANLKGAYEIARKYDIPVVMDSARFAENAYFVQQREEAYKDWTIEEITRETYKYADALAMSAKKDAMVPMGGLLCFKDDSLLDAFNECRTLCVVQEGFPTYGGLEGGAMERLAVGLHEAMDQDWLEYRITQIQYLVDGLEAIGVVCQQAGGHAAFVDAGKLLPHIPAGQFPAHALACELYKVAGIRAVEIGSLLLGRDPQTGKQHPCPAELLRLTIPRATYTQTHMDFIIEAFEKVKENASKVKGLDFTYEPPVLRHFTARLKEVEPVKTTQTEKEPELV; from the coding sequence ATGGAAAACTTTAAGCACCTACCAGAACCATTCCGTATTCGTGTTATTGAACCGGTAAAACGTACCACTCGCGAATACCGAGAAAAAGCAATCCTTGAATCAGGGATGAATCCATTCCTGCTAAATAGCGATGACATCTTTATCGACTTACTAACGGATAGCGGTACAGGTGCAATCACTCAAAATATGCAGTCTGCGATGTTCCGTGGCGACGAAGCTTATGCGGGTAGTCGTAGCTATCATGCTCTGGCAAATGCATGTAAAGATATCTTTGGTTACGAACACACCATTCCTACCCACCAGGGCCGTGGTGCTGAGCAGCTATATATTCCTGTTTTGATTAAGAAGCGGGAAAAAGAGAAAGGCCTGGATCGTGACAAGATGGTTGCGCTGTCTAATTACTTTTTTGACACAACTCAGGGTCACACCCAGATGAACTGTGCCGTGGCGAAAAATGTCTACACTAATGAAGCCTTTGATACCTCTGTTAATGCCGACTTCAAAGGTAACTTTGACCTTGAAAAGCTGGAGCAGGCGATTGTTGAAGCTGGCCCTGCGAATGTTCCTTATATCGTAAGTACCATCACCTGTAACTCAGCCGGTGGTCAGCCTGTTTCTATCGCAAACCTGAAAGGCGCGTATGAGATTGCTCGTAAATACGATATCCCTGTAGTAATGGACTCTGCCCGCTTTGCTGAAAATGCTTATTTTGTACAGCAACGTGAAGAAGCTTACAAAGACTGGACTATCGAAGAAATTACCCGCGAGACGTACAAGTATGCTGACGCCTTAGCAATGTCTGCAAAGAAAGACGCTATGGTGCCTATGGGCGGTCTGCTTTGCTTTAAAGATGACTCTTTGCTTGATGCCTTTAACGAATGCCGCACTCTGTGTGTGGTTCAGGAAGGTTTCCCGACTTATGGCGGCCTTGAAGGTGGCGCAATGGAGCGTCTGGCTGTTGGTCTTCATGAAGCAATGGATCAGGACTGGCTGGAATACCGAATCACTCAGATTCAATATCTGGTTGACGGTCTTGAAGCTATCGGTGTCGTTTGTCAGCAGGCTGGTGGTCACGCTGCATTTGTTGATGCAGGTAAACTGCTTCCTCATATCCCAGCAGGTCAATTCCCTGCACATGCTCTGGCTTGTGAGCTATACAAAGTAGCCGGTATCCGCGCAGTAGAAATTGGTTCGCTGCTGTTAGGACGTGATCCGCAAACAGGTAAACAGCACCCTTGCCCGGCTGAGCTGCTTCGTCTGACGATTCCACGTGCAACTTACACTCAAACTCATATGGACTTTATTATTGAAGCGTTTGAAAAAGTGAAAGAGAACGCAAGTAAAGTGAAGGGTCTTGATTTTACCTATGAGCCGCCTGTACTGCGTCACTTTACCGCTCGCCTGAAAGAAGTAGAGCCGGTAAAAACTACGCAGACAGAAAAAGAACCAGAATTAGTATAA
- a CDS encoding chalcone isomerase family protein: MKIKSVLLASLLSVATSAMAATEISGVEVPDNINVRNVDLVFNGAGVRSKFFIDLYVGSLFTPENTSDAKLVIDGDKAAAIRLNITSGMITSEKMSEAVYEGFDIVTGGQTDQIKEKIETFLTAFSEPIKEGDQFTFLSVPGTGVISYKNGSELSVTEGEEFRKDLFSIWLGEEPVDKKLKKKMLEGQK, encoded by the coding sequence ATGAAAATTAAATCTGTTCTTCTTGCTTCTCTGCTTTCTGTTGCTACCAGCGCGATGGCAGCCACTGAAATCTCTGGCGTAGAGGTTCCTGACAATATCAACGTCCGCAATGTGGATCTGGTATTTAACGGCGCTGGCGTAAGAAGCAAATTCTTTATCGATCTGTACGTAGGCTCTCTGTTTACACCTGAAAACACATCGGATGCAAAGCTGGTGATTGATGGTGACAAAGCAGCGGCAATCAGACTAAATATCACCTCCGGCATGATCACCTCTGAAAAAATGTCAGAGGCGGTTTACGAAGGCTTTGATATTGTCACCGGCGGTCAGACTGATCAGATTAAAGAAAAAATTGAAACCTTCCTGACAGCTTTCTCAGAGCCAATTAAAGAGGGCGACCAGTTCACCTTCCTGAGTGTTCCGGGAACAGGCGTTATCAGCTACAAAAACGGCTCTGAGCTGTCTGTGACAGAAGGCGAAGAGTTCCGTAAAGACCTGTTTTCTATCTGGCTTGGTGAAGAGCCGGTGGATAAAAAGCTTAAGAAGAAGATGCTGGAAGGCCAAAAATAA
- a CDS encoding DUF5692 family protein, whose protein sequence is MKKILINTFMILSLMLSGISHSLAQSSHQQQSAVNPANTIWQGTRDGKPGEGSLFYRMEFNADYTVQILKQSGGFNESELLSWNQSGDIITIQSQAGSQITDFDGAMLHVVDDGELRFILGEEGFNIHKWHKFSAYGHALFVLLGLMLLNELCRKYRKLNYLLWFVLPVVLIPLWSSYGVTYWFKWVKLYSVVGAAALFTLVRFTRIGDMKWARFGAAAFLALNISEAVLQDFSMGNTANVLNAIGGILSIITLSGWARIHADSSKEKDMIWPEMTTFWIIAYDVWNIVFVYLNFPGSAANQAMVLIAATLPSLFIKKGTWLQARAFTLAGAFMYYFTCPFMNEGNVVPLPRNDELMLLAGLASFLINGAYAWVFFSKKFKQRQAKKAAA, encoded by the coding sequence ATGAAAAAGATCTTAATAAACACCTTTATGATCCTGAGTCTTATGCTGTCCGGCATAAGCCACTCACTGGCGCAAAGCAGTCACCAGCAACAGTCGGCCGTGAATCCGGCAAATACCATCTGGCAGGGAACCAGAGACGGCAAACCAGGCGAAGGCAGCCTCTTTTACCGGATGGAGTTTAATGCCGACTATACGGTTCAGATCCTGAAGCAGTCCGGCGGATTTAATGAGTCTGAGCTTTTAAGCTGGAATCAGTCCGGCGACATCATCACCATTCAAAGCCAGGCGGGAAGCCAGATCACCGACTTTGACGGCGCTATGCTCCATGTGGTCGATGACGGAGAGCTTCGTTTTATTCTGGGTGAAGAAGGCTTCAACATTCACAAATGGCACAAATTCTCTGCTTACGGACATGCACTGTTCGTTCTGCTGGGCCTGATGCTGCTTAACGAGCTGTGCCGTAAATACAGAAAGCTGAACTATCTGCTCTGGTTTGTTCTGCCTGTGGTACTTATCCCTCTGTGGTCCAGCTACGGCGTTACTTACTGGTTCAAGTGGGTAAAACTTTACTCCGTTGTCGGTGCTGCCGCTCTGTTTACTCTTGTCAGGTTTACCCGTATCGGTGATATGAAATGGGCCCGCTTTGGCGCTGCTGCGTTCCTTGCGCTGAATATCTCTGAAGCCGTGTTGCAGGACTTCAGTATGGGCAATACCGCCAACGTTCTGAACGCCATCGGCGGCATCTTATCCATCATTACCCTTTCCGGCTGGGCGCGTATTCACGCTGACAGCAGCAAGGAAAAGGACATGATCTGGCCTGAGATGACCACCTTCTGGATTATCGCCTATGACGTCTGGAACATTGTGTTCGTTTATCTGAACTTCCCGGGCTCTGCTGCGAACCAGGCCATGGTGTTGATTGCAGCCACACTGCCTTCACTGTTTATCAAAAAAGGAACTTGGCTTCAGGCCCGTGCCTTCACCCTTGCCGGTGCCTTTATGTACTACTTCACCTGCCCGTTTATGAACGAAGGCAATGTGGTACCTCTGCCACGTAATGATGAGCTGATGCTTCTAGCCGGCCTTGCCAGCTTCCTTATCAACGGTGCTTACGCCTGGGTCTTTTTCAGCAAGAAATTCAAACAGCGTCAGGCCAAAAAAGCAGCCGCGTAA
- a CDS encoding rhodanese-like domain-containing protein, giving the protein MNNQILIFLAIAVIFIAYKKYRSRQVMSALSELNVNDILLLDVRSEAEFAGFNAPESLNIPVQSLVSGSTKGLDNSKTIVVYCASGMRSVTAATWLKKQGYKVVNAGTVGNVIQAIKP; this is encoded by the coding sequence ATGAACAATCAAATACTTATTTTCCTGGCCATTGCTGTCATTTTTATCGCCTATAAAAAATACCGCTCCAGACAGGTAATGTCGGCGCTGTCCGAACTTAATGTGAATGACATCCTGCTACTGGATGTAAGAAGTGAAGCTGAGTTTGCCGGTTTTAATGCCCCGGAAAGCCTGAATATTCCGGTGCAGTCATTGGTGTCCGGAAGTACGAAAGGGCTGGATAACTCAAAAACCATCGTTGTGTATTGCGCCTCAGGAATGCGTTCCGTCACGGCAGCAACCTGGCTGAAAAAGCAGGGATACAAAGTAGTCAATGCAGGTACTGTAGGTAATGTAATTCAAGCCATCAAACCTTAA
- a CDS encoding molybdopterin guanine dinucleotide-containing S/N-oxide reductase, with the protein MKKYTTSSHWGAGIAEVKDGRLVGVNAHPADPDPSRINENMDSSLYGPARIKRPAVRKSYLENGPQYQNNKRGQEPFVEVSWEKAFDLISEAMESTRKEHGNEAIFGGSYGWGSAGRFHHAQSQLKRFLNCAGGFVKSEGNYSYNTALVLLPHIVGDFDELTLTGTRWSTIAKEGELVVMFGGIPLKSAQASPGGCSRHRLKGELLACREAGIRFIDINPCRSDSPAELDAEWLAPVPGSDSAIMLGLAHTLLTENLHDQAFLDKYTVGFDEVKAYLLGEKDGTPKTAEWASALSEIPAERIRQLAREMASSRTFICTAAGVQRTEHGEQTLWGTVTLASMLGQIGLPGSGYAIAYGSDGGIGLMNRPVHWPAFPKGNNGVNTFIPVACLSDMLLNPGEEYQYNGMNLTYPDIRMVWWAGGNPFHHHQDINRLIKAFQQPETIIVNEINWTSTARFADIVLPVTTTLEREDIGAGSRDNSLIPMPRIIDPVGEARNEFDIFTEIAKRLGIEEEFTLNKDSRQWLEDMWQELIPKSKDLGIDLPDFDTFLQGDIIDLPDPNPDTVLLQEFRSDPDKFPLTTPSGRIELYSERIASFGYSDCPGQFTWLPPTEWLNSEQANTFPLHMISGQPKTKLHSQLDPGSYSRSLKIKGREPVMINPVDAKARDIKDGDIVKVFNDRGACLAGAVITEDIRERTIYLCTGSWYDPQDPGVENSLDKHGNPNVLTHDKRTSKLSQSTAAHSALVNIEKFEEVLPEISVFDAPRFTNDFGRICQ; encoded by the coding sequence ATGAAAAAGTATACAACCTCAAGCCACTGGGGCGCAGGGATTGCGGAAGTGAAAGATGGCAGACTGGTGGGTGTAAATGCCCACCCTGCTGACCCGGATCCGTCCAGAATCAATGAGAATATGGATAGCTCTCTTTACGGGCCAGCCAGAATTAAACGACCTGCCGTTCGCAAAAGCTATCTGGAAAACGGACCTCAGTACCAAAACAATAAACGTGGTCAGGAACCCTTTGTGGAAGTTTCCTGGGAAAAAGCATTCGATCTTATCAGTGAAGCCATGGAATCAACCCGTAAAGAGCATGGCAATGAAGCCATATTCGGCGGTTCATATGGCTGGGGCAGTGCCGGACGCTTTCATCACGCCCAAAGCCAGCTTAAACGTTTTCTGAACTGCGCTGGCGGATTTGTAAAAAGTGAAGGCAACTACAGCTACAACACCGCACTGGTATTACTGCCACATATTGTCGGTGACTTTGATGAGCTGACACTCACCGGCACCCGCTGGTCTACCATAGCTAAAGAAGGTGAGCTGGTTGTGATGTTTGGCGGCATCCCACTTAAAAGTGCTCAGGCCTCACCCGGTGGCTGCTCGCGTCACCGCCTGAAAGGCGAGTTACTGGCATGTCGTGAAGCAGGCATACGCTTTATCGACATTAACCCGTGCCGGTCAGACTCACCTGCTGAGCTTGACGCAGAATGGCTGGCCCCGGTTCCGGGTTCCGATTCCGCTATCATGCTGGGTCTGGCACATACGCTTCTGACTGAAAACCTGCATGATCAGGCATTTCTGGATAAATACACCGTCGGTTTTGATGAAGTAAAGGCGTACCTTCTTGGTGAGAAAGATGGCACACCTAAAACTGCCGAGTGGGCCAGCGCTTTATCTGAAATCCCGGCAGAGCGCATCAGGCAACTGGCTCGCGAGATGGCAAGCTCGCGCACCTTTATCTGCACGGCAGCTGGCGTCCAGAGAACAGAGCATGGTGAGCAGACGTTGTGGGGTACAGTCACCCTGGCCTCCATGCTTGGCCAGATTGGTTTACCCGGCAGCGGTTATGCCATCGCTTACGGCTCTGACGGCGGGATTGGCCTGATGAATCGTCCGGTTCACTGGCCTGCTTTCCCTAAAGGTAACAATGGTGTAAATACCTTTATTCCTGTCGCCTGCCTCTCCGATATGCTGCTCAACCCTGGTGAAGAATATCAGTACAACGGCATGAATCTGACCTATCCTGATATCCGCATGGTATGGTGGGCCGGCGGAAATCCATTTCATCATCATCAGGATATTAACCGGCTGATTAAGGCGTTTCAGCAGCCTGAAACCATTATCGTAAATGAAATCAACTGGACATCAACGGCGCGCTTTGCCGATATCGTCTTACCCGTAACCACAACGCTGGAGCGGGAAGATATTGGAGCAGGCTCCCGCGACAACAGCCTGATCCCTATGCCCCGCATAATTGATCCGGTCGGTGAGGCGCGTAATGAATTTGATATCTTTACTGAAATCGCTAAGCGCTTAGGTATTGAGGAAGAGTTTACACTCAACAAAGATTCACGCCAGTGGCTGGAGGATATGTGGCAGGAACTGATCCCTAAATCAAAAGATCTGGGCATTGACCTTCCTGATTTTGATACCTTCCTGCAAGGGGACATTATCGACCTTCCAGACCCGAATCCGGATACGGTTTTGCTGCAAGAGTTCCGCAGTGATCCGGATAAATTCCCTTTAACCACACCAAGCGGCAGGATAGAACTTTATAGCGAACGCATCGCCTCGTTTGGCTATTCAGATTGTCCGGGACAGTTCACCTGGCTGCCTCCAACGGAGTGGCTAAATTCGGAACAGGCGAATACCTTCCCGCTGCATATGATTTCAGGCCAGCCTAAAACCAAACTGCACAGTCAGCTTGATCCGGGCAGTTATAGCCGCAGCCTCAAAATTAAAGGGCGCGAGCCTGTCATGATTAATCCGGTTGATGCAAAAGCCCGTGACATTAAAGATGGCGATATAGTCAAAGTCTTCAATGACAGAGGCGCCTGCCTTGCCGGGGCTGTGATTACAGAAGACATCAGGGAAAGAACCATCTACCTATGCACAGGTTCATGGTATGACCCGCAGGATCCGGGCGTAGAAAACAGCCTGGATAAACATGGCAACCCAAATGTCCTGACCCATGACAAACGGACATCAAAACTGTCACAGAGTACGGCTGCTCACAGCGCACTGGTCAATATAGAGAAATTTGAGGAGGTATTGCCGGAGATAAGTGTGTTTGATGCTCCCCGGTTTACTAATGACTTTGGAAGGATATGTCAATAA
- a CDS encoding LysR family transcriptional regulator, translating to MTPYPHIPYSHNSLKVFEAVARLMSFTLAADQLNVTQSAVSRQIKQLEDELNASLVIRRHRAIELTEKGQALYSVLLKNYQATEALIASWNEPAQKKIVIKAGLSYATRSLIPKISALSERYTDHEIVVIPAIDEEASLKSDDYDLLIFTSRNPDRFARTQGIFTLRKEYMAPVCARQLLAQNDQPGSILSLPRLHPTLDHTDWKVWLSSTGRDDRRNSRNTTFYTLDLALSACLSGQGATVTDLLLVLPEIERGFLVCPEGTEIHNSPWQYYCHQRTHSPIVDEVMEWVKEESDKEAKLLAQLAEQYNWKDCT from the coding sequence ATGACGCCCTATCCGCACATTCCTTACTCGCACAACAGCCTTAAAGTCTTTGAAGCCGTGGCAAGACTGATGAGCTTTACTCTGGCAGCCGATCAGCTGAACGTAACCCAAAGCGCGGTAAGCAGGCAGATAAAACAACTTGAAGATGAGCTCAATGCATCTTTGGTGATTCGCAGACACAGAGCGATTGAGTTAACCGAAAAGGGACAGGCGCTATACAGTGTGCTGCTGAAAAACTATCAGGCCACCGAAGCCCTGATTGCTTCCTGGAATGAACCCGCCCAGAAGAAGATAGTGATTAAGGCCGGGTTAAGTTACGCCACCCGCTCTCTTATTCCTAAGATCAGCGCGCTTAGCGAGCGATATACTGACCATGAAATAGTGGTGATACCGGCCATCGACGAAGAGGCCAGCCTGAAAAGTGACGATTATGACCTGCTGATCTTTACCTCTCGCAACCCTGACCGCTTTGCCAGAACTCAGGGAATCTTCACCCTGCGCAAAGAGTACATGGCGCCAGTTTGTGCCAGACAGCTGCTTGCACAAAACGATCAGCCCGGCAGCATATTAAGCTTACCCAGACTGCACCCCACTCTGGATCATACCGACTGGAAAGTCTGGCTGAGCAGCACCGGGCGGGATGATCGCAGAAACAGCCGCAATACCACTTTTTATACGCTGGATCTGGCATTAAGTGCCTGCCTTTCAGGCCAGGGAGCCACGGTAACCGACCTGCTGCTGGTACTGCCCGAAATTGAAAGAGGCTTTCTGGTCTGCCCCGAAGGCACCGAAATCCATAACAGCCCGTGGCAGTATTACTGCCACCAGAGAACCCACTCACCAATTGTGGATGAAGTGATGGAATGGGTAAAAGAAGAATCGGATAAAGAGGCCAAACTTCTGGCTCAACTGGCAGAGCAATATAATTGGAAAGACTGCACCTGA
- a CDS encoding MATE family efflux transporter yields the protein MKKILTLAFPLIISQLIAMALVLTDIWMMSRLSIADLAAGGLGASVYSFVFLIPASIVGCVANLIAIAYGQRVARPEHGNRQIRLAVKGAVMLSVILSLLLTMSFSLAPELLRYAQQPEDVITTAMRYLDSLKWAMLPTLLLLVLRGLTSTFGDARSVMVMSVVTVALNVPVSYLLAFELNYGIAGLGAGTALAAFIVMVGYAIWVFRRPGYNAFAPWLHTEEYSVRLMSPMLSMGVPIAVAGILEHGLIYGGTLMAGILGVASLAMHQILLQCLSFTWNINFGFSQAAAILVGKDFGAANFSGIRRICNMSFMLVTVLSSVMAGLFMFWPEVIASLFQQEGSIDTELSQLLSSLIWIVALCFVVDAWQLLAINLLRGMKIVTGPTVMTAIGYWLFGLPAAWLLMQQYGLGGIWGGIGVGLGVTGILLLAQLLFAVKPKPHAPEMAAVV from the coding sequence ATGAAAAAGATTCTGACGCTGGCATTCCCCCTGATTATTTCTCAACTGATCGCCATGGCATTGGTGCTGACCGATATCTGGATGATGTCCAGACTGAGCATTGCCGATTTGGCCGCTGGCGGGCTGGGGGCTTCTGTTTATTCATTCGTGTTTCTTATCCCGGCAAGCATTGTGGGTTGTGTGGCTAACCTGATTGCGATTGCTTACGGGCAGCGTGTTGCACGCCCGGAACACGGTAACAGACAGATCCGCTTAGCGGTAAAAGGCGCTGTCATGCTTTCGGTGATCCTATCACTGCTGCTGACCATGAGCTTTAGCTTGGCTCCTGAGCTGCTCAGATATGCGCAGCAGCCGGAGGATGTTATTACTACCGCCATGCGTTATCTGGACAGCCTGAAATGGGCAATGCTACCGACACTGCTGCTTCTGGTACTGCGGGGATTAACCAGCACCTTTGGGGATGCCCGCTCGGTCATGGTTATGTCCGTGGTGACTGTTGCCCTGAATGTACCGGTTTCTTATCTGCTGGCCTTTGAGCTTAACTATGGGATTGCCGGTCTTGGCGCCGGAACGGCTCTGGCTGCTTTTATTGTGATGGTCGGCTATGCCATCTGGGTATTTCGTCGTCCGGGATATAACGCCTTTGCTCCCTGGCTGCACACAGAAGAGTACAGTGTCCGTCTTATGTCCCCTATGCTGAGTATGGGGGTACCCATTGCCGTTGCAGGGATTCTGGAACATGGCCTGATTTATGGCGGCACACTGATGGCCGGAATACTGGGCGTGGCGTCACTGGCGATGCATCAGATCCTGCTTCAGTGTCTGAGCTTTACCTGGAATATCAACTTTGGCTTCTCTCAGGCTGCGGCCATTCTGGTTGGCAAAGATTTTGGCGCAGCAAACTTTTCCGGGATCAGAAGGATCTGCAATATGAGTTTTATGCTGGTAACGGTGCTGAGCTCAGTGATGGCGGGGCTGTTTATGTTCTGGCCGGAAGTTATCGCCAGCTTATTCCAGCAGGAAGGTTCTATTGATACAGAGCTGTCGCAGTTGTTGTCATCGCTGATCTGGATAGTCGCGCTTTGCTTTGTGGTGGATGCATGGCAACTGCTTGCAATTAACCTTCTTCGTGGGATGAAGATAGTGACAGGGCCTACGGTAATGACAGCAATCGGCTACTGGCTGTTCGGTCTGCCTGCTGCCTGGCTGCTGATGCAGCAGTATGGTCTTGGCGGTATCTGGGGCGGAATAGGTGTCGGGCTTGGTGTGACAGGCATCCTGTTGCTGGCTCAGTTGCTGTTTGCGGTTAAGCCTAAGCCGCACGCTCCGGAGATGGCTGCGGTGGTATAA
- a CDS encoding SMP-30/gluconolactonase/LRE family protein, translated as MNDVAIAPDGTVFFTDPRFLGDEPRSQPVYGVYAVDKDLNVTLTLGNVQKPNGVAVSPDGKTLYVAEHYINNDNLFTYDGKEALIHGPMRVLAYDLDGVKVTSKPRVVVNYDGPDGMVTDTNGNLYVASRAEDHVGIEIFNPQGELIDFVPTPVKPTNVALTNGEFKHKLYITAGASLFVIDTLSEGW; from the coding sequence ATGAATGACGTTGCAATTGCTCCTGATGGTACCGTGTTTTTCACTGACCCACGCTTTCTCGGGGATGAACCGCGCTCACAACCCGTTTATGGTGTTTATGCTGTAGATAAAGATCTTAATGTGACACTTACCTTGGGTAATGTACAAAAACCAAATGGCGTTGCCGTTTCACCTGATGGAAAGACGCTATATGTGGCAGAGCACTATATCAATAACGACAATCTATTTACCTATGATGGAAAAGAAGCGCTTATCCACGGCCCTATGCGTGTATTGGCCTACGATCTTGATGGCGTGAAAGTAACCAGCAAGCCTCGTGTTGTCGTTAATTATGATGGCCCTGATGGAATGGTGACCGATACCAATGGTAACTTGTATGTTGCTTCACGCGCAGAAGATCATGTGGGTATAGAGATCTTTAACCCACAAGGTGAATTGATTGATTTTGTACCAACACCAGTAAAACCAACTAACGTTGCGTTAACTAATGGAGAGTTTAAACACAAGCTGTATATCACAGCGGGGGCTTCTCTGTTTGTTATCGATACGCTTTCTGAAGGTTGGTAA
- a CDS encoding NAD(P)H-dependent oxidoreductase, which translates to MKKTLLILAHPNLEQSVFNSILIDGVRDLGNLTIRHLDSLYGGDTKAIDVPLEQQFLMEHDRIVFQFPWYWYSSPAMLKAYLDEVFTYGFAFGQMGDKLRGKELKIASTIGAPEYAYQSDGFNNFTINQLTLPFRQTAYKAGMKYTEGFFLYGSGGSISRNELMQRLIEYKKILTEKWQEDKAM; encoded by the coding sequence ATGAAAAAGACTTTATTAATATTAGCTCATCCAAACTTGGAGCAATCAGTCTTTAACTCAATATTAATCGATGGCGTTCGTGATTTAGGTAATCTGACTATCAGGCATCTTGATAGCTTGTACGGTGGAGATACAAAGGCGATTGATGTTCCGTTAGAGCAACAGTTTTTAATGGAACACGACAGAATTGTATTTCAATTTCCTTGGTACTGGTACAGCAGCCCCGCGATGCTAAAAGCCTATCTTGATGAAGTGTTTACTTATGGGTTTGCATTCGGCCAGATGGGAGACAAACTTCGTGGTAAGGAGCTTAAAATAGCGTCAACAATTGGAGCTCCTGAGTACGCATATCAATCAGATGGATTCAATAATTTCACTATCAACCAACTGACCTTACCCTTCAGGCAGACTGCTTACAAAGCAGGTATGAAATATACAGAAGGCTTTTTCTTATATGGTTCAGGAGGGTCGATTTCACGCAACGAACTCATGCAAAGGCTTATTGAATACAAAAAAATATTAACTGAAAAATGGCAAGAAGATAAAGCGATGTAG